The segment tatttttctttccaggttgaattttgatttgttattttttaGATATGATACGAGTTGAATCAGTGATTGATAATTTCAAAGCCACGTCCAAATTATTCATGGTTGTTTCAATCAATACAGATCGATTGATCCGAGTTAAAAATTAGTTAAATTGgttgaataaattttttaatcaaatcatataaaCCGACCGGACTGACCTTGAAATCACTGTAAGCGTAATTACTAATGagaataaatttagaaaaagtcCGTACATaatttatgtaagatgaaacataaATTTAAGCAACACAATATCTTAAGGTCTCAATTTCACCAATACCGTTAgttgttagattttgattttttttaaatatatctatattgtaataataaaatattttaactaaTTTGGTGTTACGAATCAATTTAATATGTACTCaattgaaaaattacaaaatttctaaaattaaataCGAAAAAATGTTATAAACCCGCTTCTTACCTTATAGTTTTCTCCAGGGTTGATGTAGTTGAGGAGGACGGGCCTCTAGAACAGATTGGATCGAGAATAAATCGATACACCTGTTTGAAGAAAGTGATTAAATCAAATAACCTATAAATCGGTATAGATTGAATGAtcacgatttttaataaattttgaataattaatttaatcacctaaaaattattgagttttgttcaaaattattatataatttcaccTACAGAGTGGATTTTAAATTTCAagttaacttaaaaataaaataaaattgatatcAAAACTTAATCCAAGGTTAATTAATAAAACTtctattgaaaaataaatctgaaataaaaatatatataatgataatGATATTTTTGTCTTTCACCATTATAAAGGgcctaaatgaaaaaaaattactttAGGGGGGCTTGGGAGCCTTGCCAGCCCCCTAGATCCGCTCAtactaaattacttataattttaatgtttaaaaaaatttattgaacTTAAGACACTAAATTCgtaaatttaattttatcatcCTATATCGTAAATACGTCATATTGATCATATTTGTTTTTTTTACAAAATATCTAAAACTACTTATAGCCCATTCCTAAcccataaataagaaaataatgcgCTTCAGCGCATCCGAACCCACGTCCTCCTGCATTGACAATAATTTCTATACCAATTGAATTAAGACTTAATCGACCTATGATAttctaatatttatttaaaaaattttgaattcaaattatatatatatatatatatatatatatcaaaatcatGCAATAATGGATAGAACAAATggttcaatcaattcaataatataagaTTAAGATAGTTTGTAGATAAGGTGTTATAGTGtgaattaagtgtaaaattaagaaaaaaaattgcTATTACTTTATTGTATTGTGGggacaaaatgaaaatttattgcCATTCCTTGACTTGCAATTTTCACCAACTCGCTATGATTACGCCATAAACTCTCACAtatttaagtataatttaatCAATCTTTTTCGGGTTTAAAAAATTTGCGATAAGTTTCTGTAtagatttcaaaattcagatttaatttctaaaatattttttttgaagaaCTGTTATTCTTTTTaggtatttttgaaaaaaaattattcgGTGAGTATGTAATTAAGAAAACGACCTTATTAAAATTTAACAGTATTAAATGTATAgtttttttttgggttaaaaTTTGTCATTAATATATTGATGCAATTATTCCAACTTATTGGAAGCAAAACATTACCAACTAAATATGCATCtttgataataaataaattttaaaataaattgttaacattattaatgattggattaaaattttaaattaaaattataagagaatttaatttttaattttttaatcataTTTTCTCTTTTGACACAATAATTAGAATTACTCATAGCCTTTCCTTAAccaataaataggagaataatgcgCTTCAGCGTACTCGAATTCACGTCTTCTTACATTGGCATCAATATTCATACCAATCGAATCAAGACTCAATcaagaaatttttaattttaattacccATCATTAAGaatgttttggaagaaatttaCCAGATTAATCCCAATTTTTTAAATGATGAAAtcgaaattaatatataataaatttatattttaatctttcaataactgTTTCCTCGtaaattttttttctatgttTACCCTTACTCCTACTAAACGaaacataaattttattttatcctaaatcttttaatatttttttaaacaatCTCATTACAAATTTTGATCATATCTACTCTTTCAGACACAATGTCTAGAACTATCTATAGCCTCACATCAACTTATAAATAACAGGATAATACACTTCAACGTGCTCGTACTTACGTCCTCTTTCATTGATAATAATACCTATACTAATCGAGCTAAGAGTCAATTtactaaattttttaatttttaattacccTTCATTAAGAATGTTTTTGAAGAATTTACACACATTAATCCAATAATACCCCCCTCCCCCAAAAAAATCCCCGACATAGAGCTGTTAATCTAACGTTCAAATTTAgagcaaaacaaaacaaaaaaaaaagcttaagcAAATAATTTCACGTTTTTTCAGAAACATTATAATTGCTAAAATACCCCCATCCATATAAAGACAAAAATGAACATCTTCTAATCACCGTCCGATTTGCTAAATATCATTATCACAACACGCGTACGGTCCTGATGCTATATCCATATCTAATCTAAATCTaagattaaagaaagaaaaaaaacacaaaaaaacgGTCGAGTTGGTGGGTGTCGTTGGATTAAATTTCTAACCCACTTTTCACCATTTTCAATCCCCCACTTACCCCACCTTTCCCCCCTATAAAACAGCGTTCAAATCCTCAAAATATTCATTTCTTCGATAAATTTTCATCTCTGTTTTGTTCCAAGCTCTGGGTTATGGCTTCCCAGGCGTTTTATCTTCTTGTTTCAATCATTGTTCTCTTATCCGCCATTGTTGTCTCAGGTATGAACTTTAAAAGCTTCAAAAAAGGAagctcctttcttttcttttctcaatgTTTGAATACAAACCTGATGAGTCGAGTTCGTGTTttccgaaattttaaaatttcagtggTAACGAAATGTGAAAACTCAATAACAATTGTTCGTAGACTAGAATTTACCTTCGAaaaagtatagggattaaatttgtaacttttgtaaagtataaggactaatagcagaatttaacctTTTTTATTACAGGTTCGGGTTCGGTCGGGATTAACTACGGTCGTGTAGCAAACAACTTACCGTCACCGGAAAAAGTCGTGGAACTATTGAAATCACAAGGAATAAACAAAGTGAAGCTTTACGACACCGACGCGACGGTTTTGACGGCGTTAGCGGATTCCGGTATAACCGTGGTCGTCGCACTTCCTAATGAACTACTTTCATCCACCGCTGCTGATCAGTCGTTTGCAGACAACTGGGTTGAAGCAAACATAACAAAGTTTTACCCAAAGACAAAAATCGAAGCCATAGCTGTCGGTAACGAAGTGTTTGTCGATCCGGCCAACACGACCAAATACCTTGTACCGGCGATGAAGAACATCCACGCTTCGTTAGTTAAATCCAAGCTTGATTCCGCCATTAAAATCTCTTCTCCGATAGCTTTCAGTGCTTTAAAAACCTCGTATCCTTCGTCGGCCGGTTCGTTTAAGCCGGAATTGATTGAACCGGTGATTAAACCCATGTTGGATTTTTTGAAACAAACCGGGTCTTACTTAATGGTTAATGCGTACCCGTTTTTTGCTTATTCGGCTAATTCGGATCAGATCTCACTTGATTATGCTTTGTTTAAGGCTAACCCGGGTGTAGTAGATTCGGGTAACGGGTTGAAATATTCTAGCCTTTTGGAAGCTCAAATCGACGCCGTTTTTGCAGCTATGTCGGCTATTAAATACGACGACGTAAAGATGGTTGTGACCGAAACGGGTTGGCCTTCAATGGGCGATGAAGATGAAATAGGTGCTAATGAATCCAATGCGGCGTCGTATAATGGTAATTTAGTACGGAAAGTTTTGACCGGTAATGGGACCCCTTTAAGACCTCAAGACCCACTTAAcgtttatttatttgctttattTAATGAGAATCAAAAACCCGGTCCAACTTCCGAAAGGAATTACGGTTTATTTTACCCTAATGAACAAAAAGTATATAACATACCATTAACCAAAGAGGAGGCGAAAACCGGTGAGTCAACGCCGGTCAACAGCAACACGAGTCAGGTTCCGGTAGCCGGAGAAGTATCGAAGGCGAAAGTAGGTCAGACATGGTGCGTTGCAAACGGGAAAGCCGATGAGAAGAAGTTACAAGCGGCGTTGGATTATGCTTGCGGAGAGGGTAAGGCTGATTGTAGCCCTATTCAACCTGGCGCGACGTGTTATAATCCAAACACACTCGAAGCACATGCTTCGTACGCTTTCAATAGCTATTATCAGAAGAACACACGTGCGACTGGCACATGCGAGTTCGGTGGTGCGGCTTATGTGGTCTCCCAACGTCCTAGTATGTTATTCTTTTCCCCTCGTAAtttcttctaattcgattccacCCTTAAATgcctctaatttttttttattttttttttaattgcagCATATGGGAATTGTGAGTTTCCAACAGGGCATTGAAGTGGAGAAACAAAGGGGAAAAGATTTGGTgaatttttttttgcaattttttcttctttgcatctaatattaattaattattaatttattattatatataaggGATAGGTGGAGTTGTTATTAGTAGATTGTTGATTTTACTATATAATTTGTCTGTCCTATTTGTATATTTGTTACAATATTCATATGGGAAAGATAATGTTTagcttttatttaagtcacttaaTTATTGAAGTGCTATTTACTGAGCTCCAACTAAAGATTTAAACCTATATCAATATTATTAAATAGGGTAATTATAAATCTCGACTAAAATGATATTATTTGAAGGTAATATTATTAAAAGTGATAACTACGAATTCTTATTAGATTTAAGATAACA is part of the Gossypium arboreum isolate Shixiya-1 chromosome 5, ASM2569848v2, whole genome shotgun sequence genome and harbors:
- the LOC108489939 gene encoding glucan endo-1,3-beta-glucosidase 12-like — translated: MASQAFYLLVSIIVLLSAIVVSGSGSVGINYGRVANNLPSPEKVVELLKSQGINKVKLYDTDATVLTALADSGITVVVALPNELLSSTAADQSFADNWVEANITKFYPKTKIEAIAVGNEVFVDPANTTKYLVPAMKNIHASLVKSKLDSAIKISSPIAFSALKTSYPSSAGSFKPELIEPVIKPMLDFLKQTGSYLMVNAYPFFAYSANSDQISLDYALFKANPGVVDSGNGLKYSSLLEAQIDAVFAAMSAIKYDDVKMVVTETGWPSMGDEDEIGANESNAASYNGNLVRKVLTGNGTPLRPQDPLNVYLFALFNENQKPGPTSERNYGLFYPNEQKVYNIPLTKEEAKTGESTPVNSNTSQVPVAGEVSKAKVGQTWCVANGKADEKKLQAALDYACGEGKADCSPIQPGATCYNPNTLEAHASYAFNSYYQKNTRATGTCEFGGAAYVVSQRPTYGNCEFPTGH